One window from the genome of Malus domestica chromosome 01, GDT2T_hap1 encodes:
- the LOC139196489 gene encoding uncharacterized protein produces MSESELPTKEAIVLRGHEGAVLAARFNSDGNYCLSAGKDRTIRLWNPHRGIHIKTYKSHGREVRDVHVTSDNSKLCSCGGDRQIFYWDVATGRVIRKFRGHEGEVNAVKFNEYSSVVVSAGFDQSLRAWDCRSHSIEPIQIIDTFTDSVMSVCLTKTEIIGASVDGTVRTFDMRIGRELSDDLGQPVNCISMSNDGNCVLAGCLDSTLRLIDRTSGELLQEYKGHTCKSYKLDCCLTNTDAHVTSGSEDGYIFFWDLVDASVATSFRAHSSVVTSVSYHPKDNCMISSSVDGTIRVWKT; encoded by the exons ATGAGCGAATCGGAATTGCCAACGAAAGAGGCAATCGTGCTGAGAGGGCACGAGGGCGCTGTATTAGCCGCCAGGTTCAACAGCGATGGAAACTACTGCCTCAGCGCCGGCAAAGACCGAACCATCCGACTATGGAACCCTCACCGCGGCATCCACATCAAGACCTACAAGTCCCACGGCCGTGAAGTCCGCGACGTTCATGTGACCTC GGACAATTCCAAATTGTGTTCCTGCGGAGGTGATAGACAAATATTTTACTGGGATGTGGCCACGGGTCGAGTGATTCGAAAGTTTCGGGGACACGAAGGGGAGGTGAATGCTGTCAAGTTCAATGAGTATTCGTCGGTTGTTGTCTCCGCTGGTTTCGATCAGTCGTTGCGTGCTTGGGACTGCAGATCTCACAGCATTGAACCAATTCAGATAATTGACACATTTACAGATAGTGTAATGTCTGTTTGTTTGACAAAGACCGAGATTATTGGTGCAAGTGTTGATGGAACTGTTCGAACATTTGACATGCGTATTGGGAG AGAACTATCCGATGACTTGGGGCAACCTGTAAACTGCATCTCAATGTCAAATGACGGTAACTGTGTACTGGCTGGCTGCTTAGATTCAACTTTACGCCTTATTGATAG AACCTCTGGTGAATTGCTTCAAGAATACAAAGGACACACTTGTAAG TCTTACAAATTGGATTGTTGCCTTACCAATACCGATGCCCATGTAACTAGTGGGTCGGAGGATGGTTACATTTTCTTTTGGGATCTGGTAGATGCATCTGTGGCAACAAGTTTCAGAGCGCATTCATCAGTG GTCACAAGTGTCAGTTATCACCCAAAGGACAACTGCATGATAAGTTCGTCTGTTGATGGCACCATTAGGGTGTGGAAGACTTGA